The Drechmeria coniospora strain ARSEF 6962 chromosome 02, whole genome shotgun sequence genome has a segment encoding these proteins:
- a CDS encoding PCI domain containing protein — MASSLLVLKVPSTLPAPWSTRAAGGRNVWVEADDGSQWRRVRDQGALSARTGVSDAISSLVDAETGPTLTRALLRHRSMIFLFRSGTFRQKVSLVLRATRKHATNLARFATIYKLTLLTLKHFGPTPGKEGPYDSFLGGLLGGYVVFGQRSPRTGKVSSVSQQIVIYIFARVSLALARLAVKPGHGLPLVSNEPLHTRLSSNAWPVFASLSWGLVMALFRYHPEDLQSSLRSSMTYIYKDCDEWDSLRTLLWHNKNVPAELLLPPLPPPPPPPPPPPPPLPPSSFSSASSPPQRRRLLVAARHAPDARSMAPSAKVADALARAESASADAAKPPLYEALLGDMKALSSPATVVDDLNAVVDSFFDQALGAVATRSVLAVLVATIKAFGNDDVWIDVGGRTLTTIAAQPSPFFDATAALCELVASAHESNEDFADAAKVLTRIPLDSAQRKVTDEDRARVWVRIVRNYLEVDDHVAADVYINKLRNIMHTVSDDDLNLHFRLSQARIQDAKRDFLVAAQRYHEISVSTAIDEDERLHTLAMAIKCAVLAPAGPVRSRTLGLLHKDERSGRLAEFAILEKMFLDQLLSADEVAKFAEGLAPHQLAKTSDGSTVLDKAVVEHNLHGASRLYRNIRFDALGSLLGLDADEAEETTARMIQQGRLAGRIDQLDGVVCFDTASAEDESATGRVERAADKELQQWDTNIETLAEELESITNALRLEFPRGQEFVAANLNA, encoded by the exons ATGGCATCGTCCCTGCTCGTCCTCAAGGTACCGTCGACCCTCCCTGCTCCTTGGTCGACGCGCGCCGCAGGCGGTCGCAACGTTTGGGTGGAAGCTGACG ACGGCTCGCAATGGCGCCGTGTACGGGACCAAGGTGCGCTTTCCGCACGCACTGGTGTAAGCGACGCCAtctcgtccctcgtcgatgccgagacgGGACCGACGCTGACCCGTGCGCTTCTTCGCCACCGCAGCATGATTTTCCTCTTCCGGTCCGGAAC GTTCCGGCAAAAGGTGTCCCTCGTGCTGCGGGCGACGCGGAAGCACGCGACCAACCTCGCGCGCTTCGCCACCATCTACAAGCTGACCTTGCTCACGCTCAAACACTTTGGGCCCACGCCGGGCAAGGAGG GCCCCTACGACtccttcctcggcggcctcctcggcggctacgtcgtcttcggccaACGGTCGCCGCGCACGGGCAAGGTCTCGAGCGTCAGCCAGCAGATCGTCATCTACATCTTCGCCCGCGTCAGCCTCGCGCTCGCCCGGCTGGCCGTCAAGCCTGGTCACGGCCTGCCGCTCGTCTCGAACGAGCCGCTGCACACGCGGTTGAGCAGCAACGCCTGGCCGGTGTTTGCCTCGCTCTCGTGGGGGTTGGTCATGGCCCTGTTCCGCTACCACCCGGAGGACCTGCAGTCGAGTCTGCGGAGCAGCATGACGTACATTTACAAGGACTGCGACGAGTGGGATTCGCTGCGGACGCTCCTGTGGCACAACAA AAATGTCCCCGCCGAGCTTCtgcttcctcctcttcctcctcctcctcctcctcctcctcctcctcctcctcctcttcctccatcttccttctcctccgcctcctcaccgccgcagcgtcgccgcctcctcgttgCAGCACGGCACGCACCCGACGCACGCAGCATGGCGCCCAGTGCCAAGGTCGCCGACGCGCTCGCCCGTGCCgagtcggcctcggctgACGCCGCCAAACCGCCCCTCTACGAGGCTCTCCTCGGCGACATGAAGGcgctctcgtcgccggcgacggtcgtcgacgacctcaacgccgtcgtcgactcctTCTTCGATcaggccctcggcgccgtcgccacccgctccgtcctcgccgtcctcgtcgccaccatcAAGGCCTTCGGCAATGACGACGTCTGgatcgacgtcggcggccgcacGCTCACCACCATCGCGGCGCAGCCGTCGCCCTTCTTCGACGCCACGGCTGCCCTctgcgagctcgtcgcctcggcccacGAGTCCAACGAGGactttgccgacgccgccaaggtcCTCACCCGCATCCCCCTCGACAGCGCCCAGCGTAAggtgacggacgaggacaggGCCCGGGTCTGGGTCCGGATCGTGCGCAACtacctcgaggtcgacgaccacgtcgccgccgacgtctaCATCAACAAGCTGCGCAACATCATGCACACcgtctccgacgacgacctcaaCCTGCACTTTCGCCTGTCGCAGGCCCGCATCCAGGACGCGAAGCGCgacttcctcgtcgccgcccagcgGTACCACGAGATCAgcgtctcgacggccatcgacgaggacgagcggctGCAcacgctcgccatggccatcaAGTGCGCCGTGCTCGCGCCCGCCGGCCCGGTGCGGAGCCGCAcgctcggcctgctgcaCAAGGACGAGCGCAgcggccggctcgccgaGTTTGCCATACTCGAGAAGATGTTCCTCGACCAGCTCctgtcggccgacgaggtggccaagTTCGCCGAGGGGCTGGCGCCGCACCAGCTGGCCAAGACGTCCGACGGCTCCaccgtcctcgacaaggccgtcgtcgagcacaACCTGCACGGCGCCTCGAGGCTCTACCGCAACATTCGcttcgacgccctcggctccctgctcggcctcgacgccgacgaggccgaggagacgacggctcggATGATACAGCAGGGCCggctcgccggccgcatcgaccagctcgacggcgtcgtctgcTTCGacaccgcctcggccgaggacgagagcgccaccggccgcgtcgagcgGGCGGCCGACAAGGAGTTGCAGCAGTGGGACACCAACATCGAgacgctcgccgaggagctcgagagcATCACCAACGCGCTGCGCCTCGAGTTTCCG CGCGGACAGGAGTTTGTAGCCGCGAATCTGAATGCGTGA
- a CDS encoding DNA-directed DNA polymerase X yields MERLTDSTRSTDLEEKRASFRGLQRLQRWAAEDDDDLDREEQEDRQRRMSHFQAIPSVPPRDAASGVDHQSINACPAEKAREVTSTLDSSTQQVVECTQSSATASLGRPHAPAAVKGEEMAVDDTVIPDSGRPVSKTLRPPRRMPSTAGERSPCPRMGTRKRKRGGGPEVRPEAEQIFKGLVFYYIPDNDIAPARSLRIKKAQEYGARWARQVPTASHIVVDTGLDYSSVERVTSKAGLLGPPPKIVNENYPIDCIQFRSLLDHDQMKYRIPGQPAPVEAVDADKSVAPAAAVVDEAVGKAVRGMGRCDDVNDELSDCISRMQQFKHLPLDEGDDEDDHDDQGDSAAEGMDSDDGKRLDAEHESVDDLKAERARARLRSGHKGGKFEDRFACHLAGPKDAKADNPNSRTIEVLQSMADYYDGVDDRWRTLGYRKAISTLKRQEVKICTEEEAFRLPQIGRRIAQKIEEIVTTNRLRRLEYASDEATSAVLQLFLGIYGVGSKLAHQWIAQGHRTLDDLAAKAKLSPSQLVGIEHYDDLQTRIPRGEVEALGAVVKRAAAAIDPEVELIIGGSYRRGAESSRDIDFVVAKAGTASAAELRPFFDELVGQLEADGFLVACLASPRSASDGSKWHGCCVLPTTGACSGSMGGEGDGDAPEPNRRPLWRRIDFLLVPASEHGAALIYFTGNDIFNRSLRLLASKKGLKLNQHGLYRAGEIVEGRDERRIFAVLGVKWREPQERWC; encoded by the coding sequence ATGGAGAGATTGACGGATTCCACTCGGTCAACAGATTTGGAGGAGAAGCGTGCCTCGTTTCGAGGCCTCCAACGCCTGCAACgctgggcggccgaggatgacgatgattTGGATCGCGAGGAACAAGAGGACCGGCAGCGACGCATGAGTCACTTCCAGGCCATCCCCAGCGTGCCCCCCCGAGATGCTGCGTCCGGCGTCGACCATCAAAGCATCAACGCATGTccggcggagaaggcgaggGAGGTGACGTCTACCTTGGACTCGTCGACGCAGCAGGTAGTCGAATGCACCCAgagctcggccacggcgtcgTTGGGTCGCCCGCACGCACCTGCCGCCGTCAAAGGCGAGgagatggccgtcgacgacaccgTCATTCCGGACTCCGGGCGCCCCGTGTCCAAGACCCTtcggccgccaaggaggaTGCCCTCGACCGCCGGGGAGCGCTCGCCTTGCCCGCGGATGGGCACGAGGAAGAGAAAGCGGGGCGGCGGACCGGAGGTGCGGCCCGAGGCGGAGCAGATATTCAAGGGGCTGGTCTTTTATTACATCCCGGACAACGACATCGCGCCGGCTAGGAGCTTGCGCATCAAAAAGGCGCAAGAGTACGGGGCGAGATGGGCGAGGCaagtgccgacggcgagccacATTGTCGTGGACACGGGTCTCGACTACAGCTCGGTCGAGAGAGTCACATCCAAGGCCGGCCTTTTGGGTCCGCCGCCCAAGATTGTCAACGAAAACTACCCCATCGACTGCATTCAGTTCCGCTCCCTGCTGGATCACGACCAGATGAAGTATCGGATTCCCGGACAGCCCgcgcccgtcgaggccgtcgacgcggacAAGAGCGTGGCACCCgccgcagccgtcgtcgatgaagcgGTTGGGAAGGCGGTCAGAGGGATGGGACGATGCGACGACGTCAACGACGAACTGTCCGATTGCATCTCCAGGATGCAACAGTTCAAGCACCTCCCGCTCGATgaaggggacgacgaggacgaccaCGACGACCAAGGCGACTCTGCCGCCGAGGGGATGGattccgacgacggcaaacgGCTCGACGCAGAGCACGAGAGCGTGGACGACCTCAAGGCGGAGCGAGCACGAGCCCGCTTGCGGTCGGGCCACAAGGGGGGGAAGTTTGAGGACCGATTCGCCTGCCACCTGGCGGGGCCGAAGGATGCAAAGGCCGACAACCCGAACTCGCGGACAATCGAGGTCCTCCAGAGCATGGCCGACTActacgacggcgtcgacgatcgGTGGAGAACGTTGGGCTACCGCAAGGCCATCAGCACGTTGAAGCGGCAAGAGGTCAAGATATgcacggaggaggaggcgttTCGACTGCCGCAGATCGGCCGGCGCATCGCGCAGAAGATTGAGGAGATTGTGACGACCAACAGGCTGCGGAGGCTCGAGTacgcctcggacgaggccacgAGCGCCGTCCTGCAGctcttcctcggcatctACGGCGTCGGAAGCAAGCTGGCGCACCAATGGATCGCGCAGGGCCACCggacgctcgacgacctcgcggccaaggcgaagcTGTCGCCGAGCCAGCTGGTCGGCATCGAGCACTACGACGACCTGCAGACTCGGATCCCGCGCGGCGAGGTGGAGGCGCTCGGGGCCGTCGTGAagcgcgcggcggcggccatcgacCCGGAGGTGGAGCTCATCATCGGCGGAAGCTACCGACGGGGCGCCGAGAGCTCGCGCGACATTGACTTTGTCgtggccaaggccggcacggcgtcggcggccgagctgcgGCCCTTtttcgacgagctcgtcgggcagctcgaggcggacggcttcctcgtcgcctgcctcgcgtcgccgcgctcggcgagcgacggcagcaaGTGGCACGGCTGCTGCGTCCTGCCGACGACCGGTGCCTGCTCCGGCTCGATGGGGGGTGAGGGTGACGGCGATGCACCGGAGCCGAACCGACGGCCGCTGTGGCGGCGCATCGACTTCCTCCTCGTGCCGGCGTCGGAGCATGGCGCGGCGCTCATCTACTTTACCGGCAACGACATTTTCAACCGCAGCTTGCGACTGCTGGCGTCTAAGAAGGGCTTGAAGCTGAACCAGCACGGCCTATACCGTGCAGGCGAGATCGTCGAGGGCAGGGACGAGCGGCGCATCTTTGCCGTGCTCGGGGTCAAGTGGAGGGAGCCGCAGGAGCGGTGGTGCTGA